In a single window of the Mesoplodon densirostris isolate mMesDen1 chromosome 16, mMesDen1 primary haplotype, whole genome shotgun sequence genome:
- the ZFP64 gene encoding zinc finger protein 64 isoform X5, translated as MKDMERHLKIHTGDKPHKCEVCSKCFSRKDKLKTHMRCHTGVKPYKCKTCDYAAADSSSLNKHLRIHSDERPFKCQICPYASRNSSQLTVHLRSHTGDAPFQCWLCSAKFKISSDLKRHMRVHSGEKPFKCEFCNVRCTMKGNLKSHIRIKHSGNNFKCPHCDFLGDSKATLRKHSRVHQSEHPEKCSECSYSCSSKAALRIHERIHCTDRPFKCNYCSFDTKQPSNLSKHVKKFHGDVVKTEASERKDTGRQSSRQVAKLDAKKTFHCDRCDASFMREDSLRSHKRQHSEYNENKSSDVTVLQFQIDPSKQPAAPLTVGHLQVPLQPSQVPQFSEGRVKIIVGHQVPQANTIVQAAAAAVNIVQPALVAQNPEELPGNSRLQILRQVNLIAPPHSSGCPSEAAAMPQPAVLLTTHDQTDGGTLHQTLIPTAPGGPQEGSGNQTFITSSGITCTDFEGLNALIQEGTAEVTVVSDGGQNIAVATTAPPIFSTTSQQELPKQTYSIIQGGAHPALLCPADSIPD; from the exons ATGAAGGATATGGAGCGTCATTTAAAAATCCACACGG GAGACAAACCCCACAAGTGTGAAGTCTGCAGCAAGTGCTTCAGCCGGAAGGATAAGCTGAAGACCCACATGCGGTGCCACACAGGCGTGAAGCCCTATAAGTGCAAGACGTGTGACTATGCTGCCGCGGACAGCAGCAGCCTCAACAAGCACCTGCGGATACATTCCGACGAGCGGCCCTTCAAATGCCAGATCTGCCCCTACGCCAGCCGCAACTCCAGCCAGCTCACCGTACACCTCCGGTCCCACACAG GGGACGCCCCCTTCCAGTGCTGGCTCTGTAGCGCCAAGTTCAAAATCAGCTCGGACTTGAAAAGGCACATGCGCGTGCACTCGGGGGAGAAGCCTTTCAAGTGCGAGTTCTGCAATGTCCGCTGCACCATGAAGGGGAACCTCAAGTCGCACATCCGCATCAAGCACAGCGGGAACAACTTCAAGTGTCCGCATTGCGACTTCCTGGGGGACAGCAAGGCCACGCTCCGCAAGCACAGCCGGGTGCACCAGTCCGAGCACCCCGAGAAATGTTCCGAGTGCAGCTACTCCTGTTCCAGCAAGGCCGCCCTGCGCATCCACGAGCGCATCCACTGCACCGACCGCCCCTTCAAGTGCAACTACTGCAGCTTCGACACCAAGCAACCCAGCAACCTGAGCAAGCACGTGAAGAAGTTCCACGGCGACGTGGTCAAGACCGAGGCCTCGGAGAGGAAAGACACAGGCCGGCAGAGCAGCCGCCAGGTGGCCAAGCTGGACGCCAAGAAGACTTTCCACTGTGATCGGTGCGATGCCTCCTTCATGCGCGAGGACTCGCTCCGCAGCCACAAGCGGCAGCACAGTGAGTATAATGAGAATAAGAGCTCGGATGTGACCGTCCTACAGTTTCAGATCGACCCCAGCAAGCAGCCCGCCGCGCCCCTCACTGTGGGGCACCTCCAGGTGCCCCTCCAGCCCAGCCAAGTGCCCCAGTTCAGCGAGGGCAGGGTCAAAATCATCGTTGGCCATCAGGTGCCCCAGGCAAACACCATCGTCCAGGCTGCGGCGGCCGCAGTGAACATCGTACAGCCCGCCTTGGTGGCGCAGAACCCAGAGGAACTGCCCGGGAACAGCCGGCTGCAGATCTTACGCCAGGTCAATCTGATCGCCCCTCCTCATTCCTCGGGGTGTCCGAGCGAGGCGGCGGCGATGCCCCAGCCGGCTGTCCTGCTGACCACTCACGACCAGACGGACGGAGGCACTTTGCACCAGACCCTCATCCCCACGGCCCCGGGCGGCCCCCAGGAAGGCTCTGGCAACCAGACTTTCATCACCAGCTCAGGCATTACCTGCACTGACTTCGAAGGCCTGAACGCTCTGATTCAGGAGGGGACCGCTGAAGTGACTGTGGTCAGCGACGGAGGCCAGAACATCGCCGTGGCCACCACGGCTCCGCCCATATTCTCCACCACCTCTCAGCAAGAATTACCCAAGCAGACTTACTCCATCATCCAAGGAGGCGCCCACCCAGCTTTGCTCTGTCCGGCGGATTCCATACCAGACTAG